One window of Chamaesiphon minutus PCC 6605 genomic DNA carries:
- a CDS encoding transposase → MSKSGKQTWGVDNFYNGSISKSQKGLEISVIAVVDVLAHQGYTLSVQQTAKTERQPIPDAKPTAKKKRKSKSKSKSKSKSKSKSKSKAKTEPVISERVKGYLKQLKIARSHLPAVVKYLTADSFYSKKSVVDGVIELDLHLISKLRIDADLRYCYTGKQKPKGAPRKYDGKVNLSDLSRLEFGGELANGTKLYSQVVWHVSLKRKIRIVYLVDQRHPEKQRVALLFSTDTMINPISLYEYYKSRFQIEFIFRDAKQFTGLCDCQSRHQQSLDFHFNASLAALNIAKLEQQKTQSDTGEDSQPQSFSMATYKRLALNGHLLERFISMLELDPTLIKSHPNYDSLLHYGSLAP, encoded by the coding sequence ATCAGCAAGAGTGGAAAACAGACATGGGGAGTAGATAATTTCTATAACGGTAGTATCAGCAAGTCTCAAAAAGGGTTAGAAATTTCGGTGATTGCAGTGGTGGATGTATTAGCCCATCAAGGTTACACTCTCTCAGTACAACAAACTGCAAAAACCGAGCGTCAACCCATCCCCGACGCGAAACCAACGGCGAAGAAGAAGCGTAAATCGAAGTCGAAATCGAAGTCGAAATCGAAGTCGAAATCTAAATCTAAATCGAAAGCGAAAACAGAACCAGTGATTTCTGAGCGAGTCAAAGGCTATCTGAAACAACTGAAAATAGCTCGCTCCCATTTGCCTGCGGTAGTAAAATATTTAACCGCAGACAGCTTTTACAGTAAGAAATCTGTTGTTGATGGGGTGATTGAGCTAGACCTTCATTTGATTAGCAAATTGCGGATTGATGCGGATCTACGATACTGCTACACTGGCAAGCAAAAGCCCAAAGGTGCGCCGCGTAAGTATGATGGCAAGGTGAATTTGAGTGATTTGTCCCGACTGGAATTCGGTGGTGAGTTAGCTAATGGCACTAAATTGTATAGCCAAGTGGTTTGGCATGTTTCACTTAAACGTAAAATTCGCATCGTTTACTTGGTTGACCAACGTCATCCCGAGAAGCAGCGAGTAGCTTTGCTCTTTTCTACCGACACGATGATTAATCCCATCAGTCTGTACGAGTACTACAAATCTCGGTTTCAAATCGAATTCATCTTTCGTGATGCCAAACAATTTACTGGGCTTTGCGACTGTCAATCCCGCCACCAACAATCCCTGGATTTTCATTTCAATGCATCCTTGGCAGCTCTCAATATTGCCAAGCTTGAACAGCAAAAAACTCAGTCGGATACTGGGGAAGATTCACAGCCGCAATCTTTTTCAATGGCAACTTACAAGCGGCTAGCTCTCAATGGACATCTACTTGAGCGGTTTATTTCCATGTTAGAACTTGACCCGACTTTGATTAAATCCCATCCTAACTACGATAGTCTTCTCCACTATGGCTCTCTAGCTCCATAA
- a CDS encoding ribonuclease R family protein, with product MSLGGGKLNYMEFSIATLLSHVSPEKLVTPKILEKKLGCETPSSVEQLDLALDLLEKIGILTKEKGKYRREITDQIVEAKLRCSSKGFCFAIQDEESADDIYIRESHLSNAWNGDRVLIEVIKEGTRRRSPEGSVKLILERANPSVLAKVKRLETGEYRAIPLDDRLLFELAVNNNGDSPSNGHERIDLDQILDYLVHVDVLRHAIGQDLPIGKVARVLGTTAESAADIDIVTCKHDLHQTFSAAVETAAANIARGFKDPIADKRIDLTHLPTIAVSANSAPTDSALTIEHLDGEIWRLGVHIADIASYITADDRLDREARKRGTAVFLGENTIPLLPAAVHQTCGFVPGAERLAISVFLSLNERGESIEFNIQPSRIRLDWLLDPDRVAAVLADEPTEIDPQTVEIIKPIWTVIAPAFRAQRRSRGGLEVDLIQKQAPFADEGRLGVIFLDDPQSLLTDVMVMANYAIAVHLQALQVPGIYAVQHNPELVEVNDTIKLAINLGLNFEGEVETEVSVADLQRLSLQFPQSPVPQVLNYLFKSLLKTTVYSTSPGTHFGLAIENGYTHAVSPLHRYPDILVQRVLHEIFANGRDRKTSRAKEIVNLGSTTCHGQITWNVFTPTVQQELEAQIAGTIAHLNDRTKIAQDAENDLAGLQKAEKMKARTGDIFQGLITGVQSYGFFVEIEDSLVEGLVHVSSLKDDWYEFRPRYACLVGRKNRTSYRLGDRVEVQVKSVDYYRQQIDLVTVTSMMSEAATDSPTDEAAEAEAEAEQLELLPTNMEEIAEIEEFEPFSEE from the coding sequence ATGTCACTGGGTGGAGGTAAATTAAACTATATGGAATTTTCGATCGCCACGTTGCTATCGCATGTTAGTCCTGAGAAGTTAGTTACCCCGAAAATATTAGAAAAGAAATTAGGTTGTGAAACCCCGTCAAGTGTCGAGCAGTTAGATCTAGCATTAGATTTGCTCGAAAAAATTGGCATCTTGACAAAAGAAAAGGGTAAGTATCGGCGCGAAATAACCGACCAAATTGTGGAGGCAAAACTCCGCTGTTCGAGTAAAGGTTTTTGCTTTGCCATCCAAGATGAGGAGAGTGCAGATGATATTTACATTCGCGAAAGTCACCTTAGCAATGCCTGGAATGGCGATCGAGTCTTGATTGAGGTCATCAAAGAAGGGACGCGACGGCGCAGTCCAGAAGGCTCTGTCAAGCTGATTTTAGAACGCGCCAACCCTTCGGTCTTGGCCAAAGTGAAGCGATTAGAAACAGGCGAATATCGCGCGATTCCATTGGACGATCGCTTGCTGTTCGAGCTAGCAGTAAACAATAATGGGGATAGCCCCAGTAACGGGCACGAGCGGATCGATCTCGACCAAATTCTCGATTATCTCGTCCATGTCGATGTGTTGCGCCATGCCATCGGCCAAGATTTACCGATCGGTAAAGTGGCTAGAGTACTAGGTACCACAGCCGAGTCGGCAGCAGATATCGATATTGTCACTTGCAAACACGACCTACACCAGACATTTTCCGCAGCAGTCGAAACGGCGGCAGCTAATATTGCTAGAGGATTTAAAGATCCGATTGCGGATAAACGCATAGATCTCACCCACTTACCAACAATTGCCGTTAGCGCAAACTCCGCACCCACAGATAGCGCGCTGACGATCGAGCATTTAGACGGCGAAATCTGGCGATTGGGCGTCCATATCGCCGATATTGCTAGCTACATTACCGCCGATGACAGACTCGATCGCGAAGCCAGAAAACGCGGCACCGCAGTATTTTTAGGCGAAAATACCATCCCCTTATTACCCGCCGCCGTCCATCAGACGTGCGGATTCGTACCCGGAGCCGAACGGCTGGCAATTTCGGTATTTTTATCCCTCAACGAGCGCGGTGAATCGATCGAATTTAATATTCAGCCGAGCCGCATCAGATTGGATTGGTTGCTCGATCCCGATCGGGTTGCCGCAGTATTAGCCGACGAACCCACCGAAATCGACCCTCAAACTGTCGAAATCATCAAGCCGATCTGGACTGTCATCGCCCCAGCTTTTCGAGCACAGCGGCGGTCTAGGGGTGGTCTGGAAGTAGATTTAATCCAAAAGCAAGCCCCCTTTGCCGATGAAGGGCGATTGGGAGTTATCTTCCTCGACGATCCGCAATCCCTGCTTACAGACGTGATGGTAATGGCCAATTATGCGATCGCCGTCCATCTCCAAGCTCTCCAGGTGCCAGGGATTTATGCCGTCCAACACAATCCCGAACTAGTCGAAGTCAACGATACGATCAAGTTAGCGATCAATCTGGGCTTAAATTTTGAAGGTGAAGTCGAAACCGAAGTCAGCGTTGCCGATTTGCAACGCCTGAGCCTGCAATTTCCCCAATCGCCAGTGCCGCAGGTACTCAATTATCTATTTAAGTCCCTACTCAAAACTACAGTGTATAGTACCAGCCCTGGTACCCACTTTGGACTGGCGATCGAAAATGGCTATACCCATGCTGTCTCACCACTGCATCGCTATCCCGATATCTTAGTCCAGCGCGTGCTGCACGAAATATTTGCCAACGGACGCGATCGCAAAACCTCCCGCGCCAAAGAAATAGTCAACTTAGGCAGTACCACCTGTCACGGTCAGATTACCTGGAACGTCTTCACACCAACGGTTCAACAAGAACTAGAAGCCCAAATTGCAGGCACGATCGCCCATCTCAACGATCGGACTAAAATCGCCCAAGATGCCGAAAATGACCTTGCTGGCTTGCAAAAAGCCGAGAAGATGAAAGCGCGGACTGGCGATATCTTCCAAGGCTTAATTACTGGCGTCCAATCTTACGGTTTCTTTGTCGAAATCGAAGACTCGCTCGTTGAAGGCTTGGTACACGTCAGCTCGCTCAAAGATGACTGGTACGAATTTCGTCCCCGCTATGCTTGCCTAGTCGGACGCAAAAATCGCACCTCATATCGTCTGGGCGATCGCGTCGAAGTCCAAGTCAAGAGCGTAGACTACTATCGCCAGCAAATCGATCTAGTCACCGTCACCAGCATGATGTCCGAAGCCGCCACCGATTCACCCACAGACGAAGCGGCTGAAGCTGAAGCTGAAGCGGAACAATTAGAATTACTACCAACAAACATGGAGGAAATTGCCGAAATAGAAGAATTTGAACCCTTCAGCGAAGAGTAG
- a CDS encoding flavin prenyltransferase UbiX yields the protein MGTFKSQLPTPNSQLPLNKPLILGVTGASGLIYAIRAVKYLLAADYQIELVASKSTYMVFQAEDQIRLPSEPEEQADFWRELAGVPTAGKLRCHRWGDVGANIASGSYRTQGMIIMPCSMSTVGKLANGLSGDLLERAADVQLKEGRKLVIVPRETPFSLIHLRNLTALAEAGAAIVPACPAWYHKPQSIDDLVDFVVARALDRLDIDCIPINRWKTDS from the coding sequence ATGGGCACATTCAAATCCCAACTCCCAACTCCTAACTCCCAACTCCCCTTGAATAAACCCCTCATCCTCGGCGTCACTGGCGCATCCGGCTTAATCTATGCCATTCGAGCCGTTAAATATCTCCTCGCCGCCGATTATCAGATCGAACTAGTCGCCTCTAAATCTACCTACATGGTCTTTCAAGCCGAAGACCAGATCCGACTCCCCTCCGAACCAGAAGAACAAGCAGACTTCTGGCGCGAACTCGCTGGCGTCCCCACCGCTGGGAAACTCCGCTGTCACCGCTGGGGTGACGTAGGTGCCAACATCGCTAGCGGCTCCTATCGCACTCAAGGCATGATAATTATGCCGTGCAGCATGAGCACCGTGGGTAAATTAGCCAACGGACTCAGCGGCGACCTCCTCGAACGCGCCGCCGACGTCCAGCTCAAAGAAGGCCGTAAACTAGTAATAGTACCCCGCGAAACCCCATTTAGCCTGATTCACCTCCGCAATCTCACCGCGCTCGCCGAAGCTGGAGCCGCGATCGTGCCAGCCTGTCCCGCGTGGTATCACAAACCCCAATCGATCGACGATCTGGTTGATTTTGTCGTTGCTAGAGCCTTAGATCGTCTCGATATTGACTGTATTCCCATTAACCGCTGGAAGACTGATAGTTGA
- a CDS encoding LapA family protein yields the protein MKIIILLLVPILLGIVVGSNLSPLMTVVILNQPTVSLPIGVWLIIAIGVGFLASCLMQLLISIDKRRLSRQIRQLQSRLQQQDGDVFTYTSSETETYSVGDKPDPAPSGTSRFRSYRSTAADRQDLRSSQPFTPQNRVDDADDWDEKPASNRQLDWEDSPPPRPKNVRSNIDNSLIDDDSRFISEPERRHRQADLEPEDRPLERDRAQTSREVYDADFKLIQPPYKQPLETEFDDDPDSEDFEYEPIDDDDKSTASAKPTSPNRSKPSSDLDDEDWGFDFDDRDTPVRAN from the coding sequence ATGAAAATCATCATCCTCCTACTAGTACCAATCTTATTAGGAATTGTGGTGGGATCGAATCTCTCGCCACTGATGACGGTAGTTATTCTCAATCAACCCACAGTATCGTTACCGATCGGGGTATGGCTGATAATTGCCATTGGAGTGGGGTTTTTGGCAAGCTGTCTGATGCAACTTTTAATCTCGATCGATAAGCGGCGGCTTTCGCGTCAGATTCGGCAATTGCAGTCGCGATTGCAACAGCAGGATGGAGATGTTTTTACTTATACCTCCTCTGAAACTGAAACATATTCAGTCGGCGACAAACCAGATCCGGCACCATCTGGAACCAGTAGATTTCGCAGTTATCGATCGACTGCTGCCGATCGTCAGGATCTGCGCTCCAGTCAGCCTTTTACACCACAAAATCGTGTCGATGACGCTGATGATTGGGACGAAAAACCAGCATCAAATCGTCAACTAGACTGGGAAGATTCTCCGCCACCCCGTCCCAAAAATGTTCGATCGAACATCGATAACTCACTAATTGATGACGATTCTCGCTTCATCTCTGAGCCAGAACGGCGGCACCGACAAGCTGACTTAGAGCCAGAAGATCGACCGCTAGAGCGCGATCGCGCCCAAACTAGTCGCGAAGTATACGATGCCGATTTTAAATTGATTCAGCCGCCTTATAAACAGCCGCTAGAAACTGAATTTGATGACGATCCGGACTCAGAAGATTTTGAGTACGAGCCAATCGATGATGATGACAAATCTACAGCTTCAGCCAAGCCAACATCGCCAAATCGCTCCAAACCTTCAAGCGATCTAGATGATGAAGATTGGGGCTTTGATTTTGACGATCGGGATACACCAGTGAGGGCAAATTAA